The proteins below come from a single Xiphophorus couchianus chromosome 20, X_couchianus-1.0, whole genome shotgun sequence genomic window:
- the LOC114135236 gene encoding complement decay-accelerating factor-like isoform X2, translating into MEVLLDTRRQRKLLILYLFIGNVAAQCSKPDAGENMVLTEESLLKNDFPEGSEVTLECSNGYEKESGSGIMNCIDNKWTEPDLNCKKKDCGFPKAEPHMEFNTSQGTLFGSVVKVTCEEGYRISGSSYKHCLPKGWFGRASCNIVTCSKPTEVENGEHSWSSDNKPEYQQTIHFTCKPGYTMLGNQSIQCTKNGKYDSEPPQCIGLTTEGKITTNIITTAPTTTEQETSTGNGLTATPTFHKATTVTARPSTNISTLKQDYRKRPSEENNTTPSTSKKEQNIETLNINKDKGYTAVIISVVVVTIVLCLVAFFLNKFLMRKKGPIILTQIPYLMTL; encoded by the exons ATGGAGGTTTTACTGGACACCCGCAGACAGAGAAAACTCCTCATCCTGTACCTATTTATTGGTAATGTTGCAG CTCAATGTTCTAAACCAGACGCAGGAGAGAACATGGTTCTCACCGAAGAATCTCTCCTAAAAAATGATTTCCCAGAGGGTTCCGAGGTCACATTAGAGTGCAGCAATGGATATGAAAAAGAAAGTGGCTCTGGGATAATGAACTGCATTGATAATAAGTGGACTGAGCCAGATCTCAACTGCAAGA AGAAAGACTGTGGTTTCCCTAAAGCAGAGCCACACATGGAATTTAATACCAGCCAGGGTACTCTGTTTGGTTCAGTGGTTAAAGTAACCTGTGAAGAAGG TTACCGGATCAGTGGATCAAGCTACAAACACTGCCTCCCAAAAGGGTGGTTTGGAAGGGCATCATGTAACA tTGTTACTTGCTCCAAACCAACTGAAGTGGAAAATGGCGAACATTCTTGGAGTAGTGACAATAAACCAGAATATCAACAAACTATACATTTCACATGTAAACCAGGATACACCATGCTTGGGAATCAAAGTATTCAGTGTACCAAAAATGGCAAATATGATTCTGAGCCTCCACAATGCATTG GTTTGACCACAGAAggcaaaattacaacaaacatTATTACAACTGCTCCCACAACAACAGAACAAG aAACATCCACTGGTAATGGTTTGACTGCCACACCAACTTTTCACAAAGCCACAACTGTCACAGCTAGACCATCCACAAATATCTCAACACTGAAACAAG ATTACAGAAAAAGACCATCTGAGGAAAATAATACTACACCCAGTACTTCAAAAAAAG AACAGAATATAGAgactttaaatataaacaaagatAAAG GATATACAGCTGTTATAATCAGTGTGGTGGTTGTTACGATAG TACTCTGCCTAGTTGCAttctttttaaacaagtttcttatgagaaaaaaagg CCCAATAATTCTCACACAAATTCCTTATTTGATGACATTATAG
- the LOC114135236 gene encoding complement decay-accelerating factor-like isoform X1, translating to MEVLLDTRRQRKLLILYLFIGNVAAQCSKPDAGENMVLTEESLLKNDFPEGSEVTLECSNGYEKESGSGIMNCIDNKWTEPDLNCKKKDCGFPKAEPHMEFNTSQGTLFGSVVKVTCEEGYRISGSSYKHCLPKGWFGRASCNIVTCSKPTEVENGEHSWSSDNKPEYQQTIHFTCKPGYTMLGNQSIQCTKNGKYDSEPPQCIGLTTEGKITTNIITTAPTTTEQETSTGNGLTATPTFHKATTVTARPSTNISTLKQDYRKRPSEENNTTPSTSKKEQNIETLNINKDKGYTAVIISVVVVTIVLCLVAFFLNKFLMRKKGSYDTGEDLKPELLQFQNL from the exons ATGGAGGTTTTACTGGACACCCGCAGACAGAGAAAACTCCTCATCCTGTACCTATTTATTGGTAATGTTGCAG CTCAATGTTCTAAACCAGACGCAGGAGAGAACATGGTTCTCACCGAAGAATCTCTCCTAAAAAATGATTTCCCAGAGGGTTCCGAGGTCACATTAGAGTGCAGCAATGGATATGAAAAAGAAAGTGGCTCTGGGATAATGAACTGCATTGATAATAAGTGGACTGAGCCAGATCTCAACTGCAAGA AGAAAGACTGTGGTTTCCCTAAAGCAGAGCCACACATGGAATTTAATACCAGCCAGGGTACTCTGTTTGGTTCAGTGGTTAAAGTAACCTGTGAAGAAGG TTACCGGATCAGTGGATCAAGCTACAAACACTGCCTCCCAAAAGGGTGGTTTGGAAGGGCATCATGTAACA tTGTTACTTGCTCCAAACCAACTGAAGTGGAAAATGGCGAACATTCTTGGAGTAGTGACAATAAACCAGAATATCAACAAACTATACATTTCACATGTAAACCAGGATACACCATGCTTGGGAATCAAAGTATTCAGTGTACCAAAAATGGCAAATATGATTCTGAGCCTCCACAATGCATTG GTTTGACCACAGAAggcaaaattacaacaaacatTATTACAACTGCTCCCACAACAACAGAACAAG aAACATCCACTGGTAATGGTTTGACTGCCACACCAACTTTTCACAAAGCCACAACTGTCACAGCTAGACCATCCACAAATATCTCAACACTGAAACAAG ATTACAGAAAAAGACCATCTGAGGAAAATAATACTACACCCAGTACTTCAAAAAAAG AACAGAATATAGAgactttaaatataaacaaagatAAAG GATATACAGCTGTTATAATCAGTGTGGTGGTTGTTACGATAG TACTCTGCCTAGTTGCAttctttttaaacaagtttcttatgagaaaaaaagg CTCATATGACACTGGAGAAGACCTGAAGCCGGAGTTATTACAGTTCCAAAATCTTTAA
- the LOC114135236 gene encoding complement decay-accelerating factor-like isoform X3, giving the protein MEVLLDTRRQRKLLILYLFIGNVAAQCSKPDAGENMVLTEESLLKNDFPEGSEVTLECSNGYEKESGSGIMNCIDNKWTEPDLNCKKKDCGFPKAEPHMEFNTSQGTLFGSVVKVTCEEGYRISGSSYKHCLPKGWFGRASCNIVTCSKPTEVENGEHSWSSDNKPEYQQTIHFTCKPGYTMLGNQSIQCTKNGKYDSEPPQCIGLTTEGKITTNIITTAPTTTEQETSTGNGLTATPTFHKATTVTARPSTNISTLKQDYRKRPSEENNTTPSTSKKEQNIETLNINKDKGYTAVIISVVVVTIVLCLVAFFLNKFLMRKKGTVGNEPIC; this is encoded by the exons ATGGAGGTTTTACTGGACACCCGCAGACAGAGAAAACTCCTCATCCTGTACCTATTTATTGGTAATGTTGCAG CTCAATGTTCTAAACCAGACGCAGGAGAGAACATGGTTCTCACCGAAGAATCTCTCCTAAAAAATGATTTCCCAGAGGGTTCCGAGGTCACATTAGAGTGCAGCAATGGATATGAAAAAGAAAGTGGCTCTGGGATAATGAACTGCATTGATAATAAGTGGACTGAGCCAGATCTCAACTGCAAGA AGAAAGACTGTGGTTTCCCTAAAGCAGAGCCACACATGGAATTTAATACCAGCCAGGGTACTCTGTTTGGTTCAGTGGTTAAAGTAACCTGTGAAGAAGG TTACCGGATCAGTGGATCAAGCTACAAACACTGCCTCCCAAAAGGGTGGTTTGGAAGGGCATCATGTAACA tTGTTACTTGCTCCAAACCAACTGAAGTGGAAAATGGCGAACATTCTTGGAGTAGTGACAATAAACCAGAATATCAACAAACTATACATTTCACATGTAAACCAGGATACACCATGCTTGGGAATCAAAGTATTCAGTGTACCAAAAATGGCAAATATGATTCTGAGCCTCCACAATGCATTG GTTTGACCACAGAAggcaaaattacaacaaacatTATTACAACTGCTCCCACAACAACAGAACAAG aAACATCCACTGGTAATGGTTTGACTGCCACACCAACTTTTCACAAAGCCACAACTGTCACAGCTAGACCATCCACAAATATCTCAACACTGAAACAAG ATTACAGAAAAAGACCATCTGAGGAAAATAATACTACACCCAGTACTTCAAAAAAAG AACAGAATATAGAgactttaaatataaacaaagatAAAG GATATACAGCTGTTATAATCAGTGTGGTGGTTGTTACGATAG TACTCTGCCTAGTTGCAttctttttaaacaagtttcttatgagaaaaaaagg AACTGTTGGAAATGAACCCATCTGTTAG